Genomic window (Pristis pectinata isolate sPriPec2 chromosome 38, sPriPec2.1.pri, whole genome shotgun sequence):
GTCGGATCTAAAGGAAGTGAGATGACCCTGGGTCAAGTTCTGATTGGCCATGCTGACAGGTTGGGTTCTGATTTGCCGTGCTCACGGGTCGCGTTCTGATTGGCCGCGTTCGTGTCAGTTTGGGTTCTGATTGGCCCAATTCACATCGGATTGGGTTTTGGTTGACCGTGCTTGGGTTGGGTTGCGTTCAGATTGGCCGTGTTTGTGTCGGGTCGGGTTCTGATTGGCCATGCTTGTGTCAAGTCAGGTTCTGATTGGCCAAGTGGAGGAATGCCCCCTCCACACTGAACAAGTgccaagtgttgcactttgggaagataaAATAGGACAGGGGCATGTACAGAGAATGGCAGAGTGCTGGAGAGTATTAAGGAACAGGGAGACCTGGGGgtagagacccaggggtacattaacacagttctctgaaagtggaaacgcaggtagacagggtggtgaagaaggcgtttggcacgctggcctccactggtcggggcactgagtacaggggttgggtcATCATGTTATTGCTGAACAAGTCGCAGCTGAGACCggacttggagtgttgtgtgcagttctggtcgcccagctataggaagaatgacattcagctggagagggggcaggaacgattcacgaggatgttgctgggactggagggcttgagttataaggagaggcaggataggctgggactgttttccctgaaacgaagggggctgaggggtgaccttatagcggtttataaaggggcatagatcaggtggatggtcacagtgtttcttccccagggtaggggagtctaaaactagggggcagtaggtttaaggtgagaggggagagatttgaaggggacctgaggggcaggtttttcacacagagggtggtgggtgtatggaatgagctgccagaagaagtggtagagccaggtacaattacaacgtttaacgacatttgcacaggtacgtGGAGagcaaaggttcagagggacatgggccaaacgcaggtaaatgggactagctcaggtaggcatcttggtcagcatgggcaagttgggccgaagggcctgtctctctgACTGTTGTACACATTCACCCTGCTCTCTACCAACACAGGAGTCCTACAATAACGTCAAGCAGTGGCTTCAGGAGATCGACCGGTACGCCAGCGAAAACGTCAACAAGCTGTTAGTCGGAAACAAATGTGACCTCACAACGAAGAAGGTGGTGGATTACACAACAGCGAAGGTGGGTGTCCGACCCCcgggtcccacacactgaccctcaccgggggacgggtcccacacactgaccctcaccgggggacggctctctctctctctctctctctctctctctcgtacacacacacacacacacacacacacacacacacacacacacacaccagccatTTCTTCTCACGAATCCCACGTTTTCCGGCCCTCAGGAATTTGCGGACTCGCTGGGCATCCCCTTCCTGGAGACAAGCGCCAAGAATGCCACCAATGTGGAACAGGCCTTCATGACCATGGCGGCCGAGATCAAGAAGCGGATGGGTCCGGGGGCAACAGTGGGCAGTGAGAGGCCCAACCTGAAGATCGACAGCACTCCCGTCAAGTCCAGCGGAGGCAGCTGCTGCTGAGAGTCGAGCAGGCGAGCcctggggtgtggggaggggcggggagggggaggcagtGGCTGTGTGCATGCGTGAGACGGGCGCAGGGCTGGGGGTGCTCTTTTgccttggggggcggggggggcacTGGTTCTTTCCTTCCCTGCTACGCCGGGGTATCCTGAGGGCATCCCCTTCACTCCCTGCACCCTGCCGTTCCTGttccccccttcccatcccctgtCCCACGAGGCAACGTCACACCTACCCCGAGACTAGCGAACGCATAGCACAGGCTGCATCACCCCCCCCTCAgtgttttccaccccccccccccacccccgtctctCTCCTGCATGGGACTTGGGGTGAACCGAGGGCTCCGTCCAGTTCAGAGTGCGTCCGACCACTGGTTTCCAGccttctgccccctcctccctccctccccctccccttcctccctccccttccctggtTCCTCTGTTACTCTACACTGCTTCCACCCCACCAAGTAAAACTCTGGGACTCAATTCAACACCCCACCCCTGGGGTAGATCCTTCCTGGGGAGGTCCTCATCTCCAGGCCTCACACTCCCCAGAGAGAGGTAGGAGGACTACactcactaccccccccccccaccccacaggcactattgagggtgggggaagggggtgtgttCACCCACCCCGAGCTTGTGGGAAGTTGTGGGGCAGGGGGTGTGTGGGAAGGAACTAATTGATCCCCCCTCCCCAAAGAGAGAGGTGTGTGGGGAGGAAGGAGCTCTGTGCAATGCCACCCAGGGGCGAATAGCTCGGCGTCTCACAGGAAGCGAGGGGCAAGTGACCTCCTGTCCCGTCTGGCTAACATCCC
Coding sequences:
- the LOC127587065 gene encoding ras-related protein Rab-1B isoform X1, with the translated sequence MALSISELYECDYLFKLLLIGDSGVGKSCLLLRFADDTYTESYISTIGVDFKIRTIELDGKTIKLQIWDTAGQERFRTITSSYYRGAHGIIVVYDVTDQESYNNVKQWLQEIDRYASENVNKLLVGNKCDLTTKKVVDYTTAKEFADSLGIPFLETSAKNATNVEQAFMTMAAEIKKRMGPGATVGSERPNLKIDSTPVKSSGGSCC
- the LOC127587065 gene encoding ras-related protein Rab-1B isoform X2, which codes for MNPEYDYLFKLLLIGDSGVGKSCLLLRFADDTYTESYISTIGVDFKIRTIELDGKTIKLQIWDTAGQERFRTITSSYYRGAHGIIVVYDVTDQESYNNVKQWLQEIDRYASENVNKLLVGNKCDLTTKKVVDYTTAKEFADSLGIPFLETSAKNATNVEQAFMTMAAEIKKRMGPGATVGSERPNLKIDSTPVKSSGGSCC